The following proteins are co-located in the Pyrococcus abyssi GE5 genome:
- a CDS encoding class I SAM-dependent methyltransferase yields MGFAEYYRAFPTYTDINSQEYRDRLENLEPLLMKYMKRRGKVLDLACGVGGFSFLLEDYGFEVVGLDISEEMISKAKMYAKEKSSNVEFIIGDAKKLPFEDNNFDYVIFIDSLVHFSPLELNQVFKEVKRVLKPTGKFIIYFTDMRELLPRLRESLVVGEKYWINKIIPDQEEKTVVIEFKSEENSFRVRFNVWGKTGVELLAKLYFNKEAQEKVGNYSYFIVYTPK; encoded by the coding sequence ATGGGATTTGCCGAATACTATAGGGCCTTTCCAACGTACACAGATATAAACTCCCAGGAATATAGAGACAGGCTCGAGAACCTTGAACCCTTACTAATGAAGTACATGAAGAGGAGAGGTAAGGTTCTCGACCTGGCATGCGGGGTCGGAGGGTTCTCATTCTTGCTTGAAGATTACGGATTTGAAGTCGTTGGATTGGACATAAGCGAGGAGATGATAAGTAAAGCCAAGATGTACGCTAAAGAGAAATCTTCTAACGTCGAATTCATAATTGGGGATGCCAAAAAGCTACCATTTGAAGATAATAACTTCGACTACGTGATATTCATCGACAGCCTCGTCCACTTTTCACCTCTAGAGCTGAACCAGGTGTTTAAAGAGGTTAAGAGGGTTCTCAAGCCTACGGGAAAGTTCATAATTTACTTCACGGACATGAGGGAACTCCTTCCAAGGTTAAGGGAGAGCTTGGTCGTCGGGGAAAAGTACTGGATAAACAAGATAATCCCAGACCAAGAAGAGAAAACGGTAGTTATAGAGTTCAAGAGTGAGGAGAACAGTTTTAGGGTAAGGTTCAACGTGTGGGGAAAGACCGGGGTGGAGTTGCTAGCTAAGCTATACTTCAACAAGGAGGCCCAGGAAAAAGTCGGCAATTATTCATATTTCATCGTTTATACTCCTAAGTAA
- a CDS encoding DUF366 family protein, protein MDLLIIKDRRIDYDGSAIRSHWAYRNFGILGDSLVVFRGRCDVKVEEMVDIEDLRLKKEIKGDDMIHYIAEIFWHPDVLLASSLQKLFIARLVEILRDLGVDAEREGDDIYVEGRKLSISIATVSPVSLKIHIGINVSTSGVPREVNAIGLDELGVDALEFMERSGRELVEEYEKVRKDSMKVRWVT, encoded by the coding sequence TTGGATCTGTTAATAATAAAGGATAGGCGAATAGACTACGATGGCTCTGCCATTAGGAGCCACTGGGCATATAGAAATTTCGGCATTCTTGGAGATTCATTGGTGGTTTTTAGGGGTAGATGTGATGTCAAGGTAGAGGAGATGGTGGACATAGAGGATCTTAGGCTTAAGAAGGAGATAAAGGGAGATGATATGATTCATTACATCGCTGAAATCTTTTGGCATCCCGATGTTCTCTTGGCCTCTTCGCTCCAAAAGCTTTTCATCGCAAGGCTGGTAGAGATCCTTAGGGATCTTGGCGTTGATGCTGAGAGAGAGGGGGACGACATTTACGTTGAGGGAAGAAAGCTGAGCATATCTATAGCCACGGTGTCCCCGGTTAGCCTCAAGATTCACATAGGGATAAACGTTTCAACTTCAGGGGTTCCCAGGGAAGTTAACGCTATAGGCCTTGACGAGCTCGGTGTAGATGCTCTCGAGTTCATGGAAAGGAGTGGAAGGGAGCTAGTTGAGGAATACGAGAAAGTTAGGAAGGACTCCATGAAGGTTAGGTGGGTGACCTAA
- a CDS encoding DUF2139 domain-containing protein: protein MGILEKLQSFPPRYGPEWGSGGIFGLKYHRETLYFTLAFEGEAHFITSDSHQVYEFQLVGPRPTSGGDTYNAVETVDEFIYFGGWVHAPAKFRGKREGKATIDFSNKYSHVHEYDTSTGRIRLVWKESLHHPEKWVGEVSEIIYNPYTDELLLAREDGHENLGVYSLDRRRGGLRRLLSKPSPKGTQVHDVAFFGVGKNYTKGLEGIYALDMVTEKWDEFKLSGSIDGEGYVEPHLGAMASVNNRAFAFVRGGVFVGNPYNGEEFRFVRLFDFPTFYAPFRVNALNFGGGIIIAFNSHHDAYYKPRTEEEKLYHRFTNTIVGPSVLVYIAPPLVKIVGTFGARVTSIENAGDKLLVATNTTPNTGALDATPFDTGYRNILVFDHEIININNSPPVRFSVPLIRNIFGGIPLDGYKEPRIILKLSQDAKLIVHEYDLALPLEESDADSFDVRRGRDVIDLSAFSGIVSFKLEGDANGKAIIELR, encoded by the coding sequence ATGGGGATTCTCGAGAAACTTCAAAGTTTTCCACCAAGATATGGCCCAGAGTGGGGAAGCGGAGGAATTTTTGGATTAAAGTATCACAGAGAGACCCTATACTTTACGCTCGCATTTGAAGGAGAGGCTCACTTCATAACATCCGATTCTCACCAAGTCTACGAATTCCAACTTGTGGGGCCAAGGCCAACCTCGGGAGGCGATACCTATAACGCGGTAGAGACCGTTGACGAGTTCATATACTTTGGAGGCTGGGTTCACGCTCCAGCGAAGTTCAGGGGAAAGAGGGAAGGCAAAGCGACAATTGACTTTTCCAATAAGTATTCCCACGTCCACGAGTACGATACATCAACAGGAAGAATCAGACTTGTGTGGAAAGAATCCCTGCATCATCCAGAGAAGTGGGTCGGGGAGGTCAGCGAGATAATATACAACCCCTACACCGACGAGTTACTGCTGGCGAGGGAGGATGGCCACGAAAACCTTGGAGTATATTCATTGGATAGAAGGAGGGGTGGGCTGAGGAGATTACTCAGCAAGCCCAGTCCAAAGGGAACTCAAGTTCATGACGTTGCCTTCTTTGGCGTGGGGAAAAACTATACCAAGGGATTGGAAGGCATATACGCCCTTGACATGGTAACCGAGAAGTGGGATGAGTTTAAGCTTTCTGGCAGTATAGATGGTGAAGGTTACGTTGAACCTCACCTTGGAGCCATGGCTTCAGTCAACAATAGGGCATTTGCCTTTGTTAGGGGAGGAGTTTTCGTTGGGAATCCATACAATGGGGAGGAGTTTAGGTTCGTTAGACTATTCGATTTTCCAACCTTCTACGCCCCCTTTAGGGTCAACGCTCTGAACTTCGGTGGTGGTATTATTATAGCGTTCAACTCCCACCACGATGCTTATTACAAACCAAGAACCGAGGAAGAGAAACTCTATCACAGGTTTACTAACACGATAGTTGGCCCTAGCGTTCTAGTTTACATAGCACCTCCGCTGGTTAAGATAGTAGGAACATTTGGAGCGAGGGTCACTTCGATAGAGAACGCTGGAGATAAATTGCTAGTCGCAACAAATACCACCCCCAACACAGGTGCCCTAGATGCGACGCCCTTCGATACCGGTTATAGGAATATTCTAGTGTTTGATCACGAGATAATCAATATCAATAATTCTCCCCCGGTTAGGTTCTCCGTTCCGCTGATAAGGAACATTTTTGGGGGAATACCGCTGGATGGTTATAAGGAGCCCAGGATTATTCTCAAACTATCCCAGGATGCCAAGTTAATAGTTCACGAATACGACTTGGCCCTTCCCTTGGAGGAATCCGATGCCGATAGCTTCGACGTGAGGAGGGGAAGAGACGTTATTGACCTCTCTGCGTTTTCGGGGATAGTTTCGTTTAAGCTGGAAGGCGACGCTAATGGGAAGGCGATAATAGAGCTGAGGTGA
- a CDS encoding beta-ribofuranosylaminobenzene 5'-phosphate synthase family protein yields MVRIRAPAHLHTGNPDLSGDMGRLFGTLGFAIDFPYLEITVKRAEGNKDKANDKDALVFLKRLRESYDFPPVEVEILHYIPKWVGVGFHTTLALTLGLGVSKLYSLNLSLEDIALAVRRGLITALGFYAVKVGGFIVEGGFPVNRREKVVPPLIFRGEVPGDWFFVVAIPETPRKKLEEVRKVEDNILENLKKMPPELADRLSRIVLMKILPAFVERDIKTFGEGLYQFNHLLGQFWSDYQENVYCCDIVNEGIKLMLEDAYCACQTSWGPTFYGIVDSLSRAENVRDKIKRFLEENGDGGEVFVTKANNRGAVVLDG; encoded by the coding sequence ATGGTAAGGATAAGGGCCCCGGCTCATCTTCACACTGGGAACCCCGACTTAAGCGGGGATATGGGAAGGTTATTTGGAACGTTGGGCTTTGCAATTGATTTCCCGTACCTTGAGATCACCGTAAAAAGGGCAGAGGGAAACAAGGATAAGGCAAACGATAAGGATGCCCTCGTTTTTCTAAAGAGGCTTAGGGAAAGTTATGATTTTCCGCCAGTGGAAGTGGAGATACTGCATTACATCCCGAAGTGGGTTGGTGTTGGCTTTCACACCACTTTAGCACTAACCCTCGGCTTGGGCGTGAGTAAGCTCTATTCACTAAACTTAAGCTTGGAAGACATTGCTTTAGCGGTTAGAAGGGGATTAATAACCGCCCTCGGCTTCTACGCTGTTAAGGTTGGTGGGTTCATAGTTGAGGGTGGCTTTCCAGTAAACAGGAGGGAGAAGGTAGTTCCACCTCTCATATTCAGGGGTGAAGTTCCTGGGGATTGGTTCTTCGTAGTTGCAATACCTGAAACGCCGAGGAAGAAGCTTGAAGAAGTTAGGAAGGTTGAAGATAACATATTAGAGAACCTTAAGAAGATGCCGCCCGAATTGGCCGATAGGTTGTCCAGGATAGTCTTGATGAAAATCCTCCCGGCCTTTGTTGAACGCGATATAAAAACGTTCGGAGAAGGACTTTATCAGTTTAATCACTTGCTCGGACAGTTCTGGAGTGATTACCAGGAGAACGTTTACTGCTGTGACATAGTGAACGAGGGAATAAAACTAATGTTGGAGGACGCTTACTGTGCCTGCCAGACGAGCTGGGGGCCAACCTTTTACGGAATAGTGGATAGCCTTTCCAGGGCCGAGAACGTTAGGGATAAGATAAAAAGATTCTTGGAAGAGAATGGTGATGGGGGAGAGGTTTTCGTAACTAAGGCCAACAATAGGGGAGCGGTGGTGTTGGATGGTTAA
- the lysS gene encoding lysine--tRNA ligase, translating into MVHWADYVADKIIRERGEKDRYVVESGITPSGYVHVGNFRELFTAYIVGHALRDKGYEVRHIHMWDDYDRFRKVPRNVPPEWKEYLGMPVSEVPDPWGCHDSYAEHFMEKFEREVKELGIEVEFLYASELYKRGEYSEEIRKAFEGKEKIMEILNKYREIAKQPPLPENWWPAMVYCPEHRKEAEIIEWDGEWKVKYRCPEGHEGWVDIRSGNVKLRWRVDWPMRWAHFDVDFEPAGKDHLAAGSSYDTGKEIIKAIYGKEAPMSLMYEFVGIKGEKGKMSGSKGNVILLSDLYEVLEPGLVRFIYARHRPNKEIRIDLGMGLLNLYDEFDKVERIYFGVEDAKGDVEELKRTYELSNPRIPNRLIAQAPFRFLAVLVQMPHLDEDGIISVLTNQGHVPKELEREDIERIRLRIRLAKNWVEKYAPDSVKFSILPEPPKIEIDESVREAMEEVAKWIESKSTFSVDELNNVLFEVAKKRGISSKEWFSTLYKLFIGKERGPRLASFLASLDKDFVVRRLRLEG; encoded by the coding sequence GTGGTTCATTGGGCCGATTACGTGGCGGATAAAATAATCAGGGAAAGGGGAGAGAAAGATAGGTACGTCGTTGAGAGCGGAATAACGCCAAGTGGATACGTTCATGTTGGAAATTTCAGGGAGCTATTCACGGCGTACATAGTTGGCCATGCCCTGAGGGATAAGGGGTACGAGGTAAGACACATTCACATGTGGGACGACTACGACAGGTTCAGAAAGGTTCCCAGGAACGTTCCTCCGGAGTGGAAGGAGTACTTGGGAATGCCTGTGAGCGAAGTCCCAGATCCCTGGGGATGCCACGATAGCTATGCCGAGCACTTCATGGAGAAGTTTGAGAGGGAAGTTAAAGAGCTGGGAATAGAGGTCGAATTCCTGTACGCGAGTGAACTCTACAAGAGGGGGGAGTACTCTGAGGAGATAAGGAAGGCCTTCGAGGGTAAGGAGAAAATCATGGAGATACTGAACAAGTACAGGGAGATAGCCAAACAGCCTCCTCTCCCGGAAAACTGGTGGCCCGCGATGGTTTATTGTCCAGAGCACAGGAAGGAAGCCGAGATAATAGAATGGGACGGGGAATGGAAGGTCAAATATAGATGCCCAGAGGGTCATGAGGGATGGGTTGACATAAGGAGCGGTAACGTTAAGCTTAGATGGCGCGTTGATTGGCCAATGCGTTGGGCTCACTTTGATGTTGACTTTGAGCCTGCTGGTAAGGATCACTTAGCGGCAGGTTCAAGCTACGATACTGGAAAGGAAATAATAAAGGCAATTTACGGAAAGGAGGCTCCAATGAGCCTTATGTACGAGTTCGTTGGGATAAAGGGAGAGAAGGGAAAAATGTCCGGAAGCAAGGGGAATGTAATTCTTCTCAGCGACCTTTACGAGGTTCTCGAGCCCGGCCTCGTGAGGTTCATATACGCGAGGCACAGGCCGAACAAGGAGATAAGGATAGACTTGGGCATGGGGTTACTGAACCTTTACGACGAATTTGACAAGGTTGAGAGGATATACTTTGGGGTTGAAGATGCTAAGGGGGATGTTGAAGAGCTTAAGAGAACCTATGAACTTTCAAACCCCAGGATACCTAATAGGCTAATAGCCCAGGCACCCTTTAGATTCTTGGCCGTCCTAGTTCAGATGCCCCACTTGGATGAGGATGGAATAATAAGCGTTCTGACAAATCAAGGGCACGTCCCTAAGGAACTCGAAAGGGAAGATATCGAGAGGATAAGGCTAAGGATAAGATTGGCTAAGAATTGGGTCGAAAAGTACGCTCCAGATAGCGTGAAGTTCTCGATTTTGCCCGAGCCTCCGAAGATTGAAATCGATGAAAGCGTTAGAGAAGCTATGGAGGAAGTTGCCAAGTGGATAGAGAGCAAATCCACCTTCAGCGTCGACGAGCTTAACAACGTTCTGTTCGAGGTAGCAAAGAAGAGGGGCATTTCAAGCAAGGAGTGGTTCTCAACGCTTTACAAGCTATTCATCGGTAAGGAAAGGGGGCCTAGATTGGCCAGTTTCTTGGCATCCCTAGACAAAGACTTCGTTGTAAGGAGGCTCAGGCTAGAGGGATAA
- a CDS encoding DUF1464 family protein: MVKAIGIDSGTKSMDIFGFDDESGEIIVDVAVDRNEVTKNPRIIIDILREVQREHGKIDAIVGPSGYGIPLKPAREATDEEIALATFITKSDVERRLKIVGLRELMVLMREAEDLNIYFTPGVIHLPTVPEWRKANRIDLGTSDKIFTVALSILRHAEKEGVPYEKVNLIAVEIGFAYTSAMAVKGGQIVDGMAGTAGFTGYLGMGFMDSELAYALANTLEDFSKLKLFEGGAAYIAGIDPFKVSPEEFVKLAKEDEKVEMGYRAMIEAIVKDVFTLLPSTEPDAIYLSGRFSRIPQFFSDVKEALEDAFSRYGFGIEVRKLESRAKAKEAAEGGAVIANGIAGGKYKELVDVMKLRESSGKIFDWVKLSERDKLKAFERLEL; encoded by the coding sequence ATGGTTAAGGCGATAGGTATAGACTCGGGAACTAAGAGCATGGACATATTCGGGTTTGACGATGAGAGCGGAGAAATCATAGTCGATGTCGCGGTTGATAGGAACGAGGTTACCAAGAACCCTAGGATAATAATCGACATCCTTAGGGAAGTTCAAAGGGAGCATGGGAAGATAGATGCTATAGTCGGCCCTTCAGGGTATGGAATTCCCCTTAAGCCTGCAAGGGAAGCTACAGATGAAGAAATAGCACTTGCAACTTTCATCACGAAGAGCGACGTTGAGAGGAGGCTCAAGATAGTTGGTTTAAGGGAATTGATGGTCCTCATGAGGGAAGCTGAAGACCTGAACATCTACTTTACCCCAGGAGTTATTCACCTCCCAACTGTTCCGGAGTGGAGGAAGGCAAACAGAATAGACCTGGGAACTTCAGATAAGATATTCACGGTCGCCCTCTCAATATTGAGACATGCGGAGAAGGAAGGAGTGCCTTATGAAAAGGTTAACCTTATAGCCGTTGAAATAGGGTTTGCCTACACCTCTGCCATGGCGGTTAAAGGAGGGCAGATAGTTGATGGCATGGCCGGAACCGCCGGATTCACAGGTTACCTTGGCATGGGCTTCATGGATTCTGAACTCGCCTATGCCCTCGCAAACACCCTTGAGGATTTCAGCAAGTTAAAGCTCTTTGAGGGTGGTGCCGCTTACATAGCTGGAATAGACCCCTTCAAGGTGTCCCCCGAGGAATTCGTTAAGCTGGCCAAGGAGGACGAGAAGGTTGAGATGGGTTATAGAGCAATGATAGAGGCCATAGTAAAGGACGTGTTCACGCTTCTCCCTTCAACTGAACCAGATGCAATATACCTGAGCGGTAGGTTCTCGAGGATTCCTCAGTTCTTCAGCGATGTGAAGGAAGCTTTAGAAGATGCATTCTCTCGCTATGGGTTCGGTATTGAGGTTAGGAAGCTTGAGAGCAGGGCGAAGGCCAAGGAGGCCGCTGAGGGAGGGGCAGTAATAGCTAATGGAATTGCCGGGGGTAAGTATAAGGAGCTCGTTGATGTCATGAAGTTGAGGGAGAGCTCTGGAAAGATATTCGATTGGGTTAAGCTCAGCGAAAGGGATAAGCTTAAGGCCTTTGAGAGGCTTGAACTTTAG